In Oryzias melastigma strain HK-1 linkage group LG16, ASM292280v2, whole genome shotgun sequence, a single genomic region encodes these proteins:
- the rorc gene encoding nuclear receptor ROR-alpha B isoform X4 — protein MSRDAVKFGRMSKRQRDSLIAEVERHRQQQRQQQQLQGDHQAALSYPTKSRQDRSPQLLQPMPTAYSYAGDADLLYAADVHPYHKCCPNDSQVSGMINRIGCVSPISRSQGRGDNSGHSDVRVGFESRQQPRDLMAFHCYNAQEDTYAFYPHSVRNIEDLCASIVRSHRETSQYRLEELQALRWKLFSREEIQAYQSKSEDEMWQHCAIRLTDAVQYVVEFAKHIPGFRMLSQNDQIALLKTGSLEVVLVRMSRFFNSENSTVFFDGKFAGPEVFKSLDCVDLIEAVFDFAYGMSALKLTEQQIALFSALVLINADRPCLEDRGRVQRVQRSVELGLTHILHRDNQENLMHKLYQRMAVLRSLCSLHMQKLHWFSQRYPLTAHSLFPPLYKELFASEAELLPVTPH, from the exons ATGAGCAGAGACG CGGTGAAGTTTGGTCGGATGTCCAAGCGGCAGCGTGACTCTCTGATCGCGGAGGTGGAGCGGCACCGGCAGCagcagaggcagcagcagcagcttcagggaGACCACCAGGCTGCGTTGTCCTACCCCACCAAGAGCCGGCAGGACCGCTCCCCGCAGCTCCTCCAGCCCATGCCCACCGCCTACTCCTACGCTGGAGACGCGGACCTGCTTTACGCCGCTGACGTCCACCCTTACCACAAGTGCTGCCCCAACGACTCGCAGGTTTCCGGAATGATTAACAGAATCGGCTGCGTCTCTCCTATCTCAAGGTCACAGGGAAGAGGGGACAACAGTGGACACTCTGATGTTAGAG taggATTTGAATCCAGACAGCAGCCCCGTGATCTGATGGCTTTTCATTGCTACAACGCTCAAGAGGACACCTATGCTTTCTATCCTCATTCCGTTCGAAACATCG AGGATCTGTGTGCCAGCATTGTGCGCTCCCACAGAGAGACCAGCCAGTACAGACTGGAGGAGCTGCAAGCTCTCAGATGGAAACTGTTCAGCAGGGAGGAGATCCAAGCATACCAGAGCAAG TCTGAGGATGAGATGTGGCAGCACTGTGCCATACGGCTCACTGACGCCGTGCAGTACGTGGTGGAGTTTGCGAAGCACATCCCAGGCTTCCGTATGCTCAGCCAGAACGACCAGATCGCTCTCTTGAAGACAG GCTCCCTGGAGGTGGTTCTGGTCAGGATGAGCCGCTTCTTCAACTCAGAGAACAGCACCGTGTTCTTTGATGGGAAGTTTGCTGGACCTGAAGTCTTCAAATCCTTGG ACTGTGTAGATTTGATCGAGGCCGTGTTTGACTTCGCTTACGGCATGAGCGCTTTAAAGCTCACCGAACAGCAGATTGCACTTTTCAGCGCGCTGGTGCTGATCAATGCAG ACCGTCCATGCCTGGAGGACAGAGGCAGAGTTCAGCGGGTGCAAAGGAGTGTGGAGTTGGGACTCACGCACATTTTACACAGAGACAACCAGGAAAATCTGATGCACAAG CTGTACCAGAGGATGGCGGTGTTGCGCTCGCTGTGCAGCCTGCACATGCAGAAGCTGCACTGGTTCAGCCAGCGGTATCCCCTCACGGCTCACTCTCTGTTTCCTCCGCTCTACAAGGAGCTGTTTGCATCCGAGGCAGAGCTGCTGCCCGTGACCCCACACTGA
- the rorc gene encoding nuclear receptor ROR-alpha B isoform X2, translated as MEYEDAELTPTDAPSKKGGCLSKKTHLTQIEVIPCKICGDKSSGVHYGVITCEGCKGFFRRSQLPTVSYSCSRQSNCQIDRASRNRCQHCRLQKCLAQGMSRDAVKFGRMSKRQRDSLIAEVERHRQQQRQQQQLQGDHQAALSYPTKSRQDRSPQLLQPMPTAYSYAGDADLLYAADVHPYHKCCPNDSQVSGMINRIGCVSPISRSQGRGDNSGHSDVRGFESRQQPRDLMAFHCYNAQEDTYAFYPHSVRNIEDLCASIVRSHRETSQYRLEELQALRWKLFSREEIQAYQSKSEDEMWQHCAIRLTDAVQYVVEFAKHIPGFRMLSQNDQIALLKTGSLEVVLVRMSRFFNSENSTVFFDGKFAGPEVFKSLDCVDLIEAVFDFAYGMSALKLTEQQIALFSALVLINADRPCLEDRGRVQRVQRSVELGLTHILHRDNQENLMHKLYQRMAVLRSLCSLHMQKLHWFSQRYPLTAHSLFPPLYKELFASEAELLPVTPH; from the exons CCCAGATTGAAGTTATCCCCTGCAAGATTTGTGGCGATAAGTCTTCTGGAGTCCATTATGGAGTCATCACCTGTGAAGGCTGCAAG GGATTTTTCCGGCGCAGTCAGCTGCCCACTGTGTCATACTCCTGCTCCAGACAAAGCAACTGCCAGATCGATCGGGCCAGCCGCAACCGCTGCCAGCACTGCCGGCTGCAGAAGTGCTTGGCGCAGGGCATGAGCAGAGACG CGGTGAAGTTTGGTCGGATGTCCAAGCGGCAGCGTGACTCTCTGATCGCGGAGGTGGAGCGGCACCGGCAGCagcagaggcagcagcagcagcttcagggaGACCACCAGGCTGCGTTGTCCTACCCCACCAAGAGCCGGCAGGACCGCTCCCCGCAGCTCCTCCAGCCCATGCCCACCGCCTACTCCTACGCTGGAGACGCGGACCTGCTTTACGCCGCTGACGTCCACCCTTACCACAAGTGCTGCCCCAACGACTCGCAGGTTTCCGGAATGATTAACAGAATCGGCTGCGTCTCTCCTATCTCAAGGTCACAGGGAAGAGGGGACAACAGTGGACACTCTGATGTTAGAG gATTTGAATCCAGACAGCAGCCCCGTGATCTGATGGCTTTTCATTGCTACAACGCTCAAGAGGACACCTATGCTTTCTATCCTCATTCCGTTCGAAACATCG AGGATCTGTGTGCCAGCATTGTGCGCTCCCACAGAGAGACCAGCCAGTACAGACTGGAGGAGCTGCAAGCTCTCAGATGGAAACTGTTCAGCAGGGAGGAGATCCAAGCATACCAGAGCAAG TCTGAGGATGAGATGTGGCAGCACTGTGCCATACGGCTCACTGACGCCGTGCAGTACGTGGTGGAGTTTGCGAAGCACATCCCAGGCTTCCGTATGCTCAGCCAGAACGACCAGATCGCTCTCTTGAAGACAG GCTCCCTGGAGGTGGTTCTGGTCAGGATGAGCCGCTTCTTCAACTCAGAGAACAGCACCGTGTTCTTTGATGGGAAGTTTGCTGGACCTGAAGTCTTCAAATCCTTGG ACTGTGTAGATTTGATCGAGGCCGTGTTTGACTTCGCTTACGGCATGAGCGCTTTAAAGCTCACCGAACAGCAGATTGCACTTTTCAGCGCGCTGGTGCTGATCAATGCAG ACCGTCCATGCCTGGAGGACAGAGGCAGAGTTCAGCGGGTGCAAAGGAGTGTGGAGTTGGGACTCACGCACATTTTACACAGAGACAACCAGGAAAATCTGATGCACAAG CTGTACCAGAGGATGGCGGTGTTGCGCTCGCTGTGCAGCCTGCACATGCAGAAGCTGCACTGGTTCAGCCAGCGGTATCCCCTCACGGCTCACTCTCTGTTTCCTCCGCTCTACAAGGAGCTGTTTGCATCCGAGGCAGAGCTGCTGCCCGTGACCCCACACTGA
- the LOC112143975 gene encoding extracellular matrix protein 1, with translation MIASGMGSSWVLLCAIAARLALQGAASEERPIEQRPITDVPGQEMIYDDSFFMQRQVDMSSVFDLQKESLLQRPINPPLMPMGEGAFAFGVMTPRGSRPSFEQYPVNFPLSQPSADNIEAICRHGDFRPRYPKSYFPTSSFSKFKRMAAAVNNAESWFGTCCNQNQTSLNDTVLCCTTQAWELSVKLFCEEDSAVKDVLYECCRKRGIDRLKCFNADSLNQNYQPTEELPVSPVPPTAEFNFDPSICPRKLMTPRSVRKKEKKTFTSQKTDINFPLGQPTADNIESLCRTSRRQPFYSIRCLPRSGYELLARQAKSINSLTRAFQRCCSRSNKLNCANQKWREELEKFCSVKQKKTSFMCCSGDDPAAWSACFQSASPDPYYNTTSASKEASLTNLCDNPSLKNRLPTEFPAETFLSECCPLPEPDKTICSTQKLAEMSQEACSKRESQSVTVKLCCRLGSQERSSKCVSKLVMDPIANAARNSRKRKICPIS, from the exons ATGATCGCCTCAGGAATGGGCTCCTCTTGGGTTCTGCTGTGCGCCATCGCCGCGCGCTTGGCTCTGCAGGGCGCAGCGTCGGAAG AACGGCCCATTGAGCAGCGTCCCATCACAGATGTGCCAGGACAAG agATGATCTATGATGATTCATTTTTCATGCAAAGGCAGGTCGATATGTCCAGTGTCTTTGACCTCCAGAAAG AGTCGCTCCTTCAACGACCAATAAATCCTCCGCTTATGCCAATGGGAGAag GGGCTTTTGCATTTGGAGTCATGACTCCAAGAGGAA GTCGCCCATCTTTTGAGCAATATCCGGTGAACTTCCCCCTTAGCCAGCCGTCGGCTGACAACATTGAAGCCATCTGTCGCCATGGCGATTTTCGTCCCCGCTACCCTAAGTCGTACTTTCCCACCTCCAGTTTCAGCAAGTTTAAGCGCATGGCTGCTGCTGTCAATAATGCAGAGTCTTGGTTTGGCACTTGCTGTAATCAAAACCAGACGTCGCTGAATGACACGGTGTTGTGTTGCACCACACAAGCG TGGGAACTCTCTGTGAAGCTATTCTGTGAGGAGGACTCGGCAGTCAAAGATGTGCTTTATGAGTGTTGCAGAAAAAGAGGCATCGACAGACTAAAGTGTTTTAATGCCGATTCTTTAAACCAAAACTACCAACCAACAGAGGAGCTGCCAGTGTCGCCCGTCCCTCCCACTGCAGAGTTCAACTTTGATCCGAGCATCTGCCCGAG GAAACTGATGACTCCCAGATCggtgagaaaaaaggaaaaaaaaaccttcacttCCCAGAAGACTGACATCAACTTTCCTCTTGGACAACCCACGGCGGACAACATCGAGTCGTTGTGCCGCACGTCGAGGCGGCAACCCTTCTATAGCATCAGGTGTTTGCCGCGTTCAGGCTATGAGCTCCTGGCTCGGCAAGCTAAGAGCATCAACAGTTTGACGAGAGCGTTCCAACGATGCTGCAGTCGGAGTAATAAGCTGAATTGTGCTAATCAGAAg TGGCGTGAGGAGCTGGAGAAGTTCTGCTCGGTGAAGCAAAAGAAGACGAGCTTCATGTGTTGCTCTGGTGATGATCCGGCTGCCTGGTCGGCATGTTTCCAATCAGCTTCTCCGGATCCGTACTATAACACGACCTCTGCCTCCAAGGAGGCTTCACTTACCAATCTATGTGACAATCCTTCTCTAAAAAACAG ACTTCCCACTGAGTTTCCTGCGGAGACCTTTCTGAGCGAATGCTGCCCCCTGCCTGAACCAGACAAGACCATCTGCTCCACGCAGAAG CTCGCTGAGATGTCCCAGGAGGCGTGTTCAAAAAGAGAATCTCAATCTGTTACTGTCAAACTGTGCTGCAGACTCGGTTCACAGGAGCGTAGTTCCAAGTGTGTCTCCAAATTAGTCATGGATCCCATCGCTAACGCAGCTAGGAACAGTAGGAAGAGGAAAATCTGCCCCATCTCCTAA
- the rorc gene encoding nuclear receptor ROR-alpha B isoform X1: protein MEYEDAELTPTDAPSKKGGCLSKKTHLTQIEVIPCKICGDKSSGVHYGVITCEGCKGFFRRSQLPTVSYSCSRQSNCQIDRASRNRCQHCRLQKCLAQGMSRDAVKFGRMSKRQRDSLIAEVERHRQQQRQQQQLQGDHQAALSYPTKSRQDRSPQLLQPMPTAYSYAGDADLLYAADVHPYHKCCPNDSQVSGMINRIGCVSPISRSQGRGDNSGHSDVRVGFESRQQPRDLMAFHCYNAQEDTYAFYPHSVRNIEDLCASIVRSHRETSQYRLEELQALRWKLFSREEIQAYQSKSEDEMWQHCAIRLTDAVQYVVEFAKHIPGFRMLSQNDQIALLKTGSLEVVLVRMSRFFNSENSTVFFDGKFAGPEVFKSLDCVDLIEAVFDFAYGMSALKLTEQQIALFSALVLINADRPCLEDRGRVQRVQRSVELGLTHILHRDNQENLMHKLYQRMAVLRSLCSLHMQKLHWFSQRYPLTAHSLFPPLYKELFASEAELLPVTPH from the exons CCCAGATTGAAGTTATCCCCTGCAAGATTTGTGGCGATAAGTCTTCTGGAGTCCATTATGGAGTCATCACCTGTGAAGGCTGCAAG GGATTTTTCCGGCGCAGTCAGCTGCCCACTGTGTCATACTCCTGCTCCAGACAAAGCAACTGCCAGATCGATCGGGCCAGCCGCAACCGCTGCCAGCACTGCCGGCTGCAGAAGTGCTTGGCGCAGGGCATGAGCAGAGACG CGGTGAAGTTTGGTCGGATGTCCAAGCGGCAGCGTGACTCTCTGATCGCGGAGGTGGAGCGGCACCGGCAGCagcagaggcagcagcagcagcttcagggaGACCACCAGGCTGCGTTGTCCTACCCCACCAAGAGCCGGCAGGACCGCTCCCCGCAGCTCCTCCAGCCCATGCCCACCGCCTACTCCTACGCTGGAGACGCGGACCTGCTTTACGCCGCTGACGTCCACCCTTACCACAAGTGCTGCCCCAACGACTCGCAGGTTTCCGGAATGATTAACAGAATCGGCTGCGTCTCTCCTATCTCAAGGTCACAGGGAAGAGGGGACAACAGTGGACACTCTGATGTTAGAG taggATTTGAATCCAGACAGCAGCCCCGTGATCTGATGGCTTTTCATTGCTACAACGCTCAAGAGGACACCTATGCTTTCTATCCTCATTCCGTTCGAAACATCG AGGATCTGTGTGCCAGCATTGTGCGCTCCCACAGAGAGACCAGCCAGTACAGACTGGAGGAGCTGCAAGCTCTCAGATGGAAACTGTTCAGCAGGGAGGAGATCCAAGCATACCAGAGCAAG TCTGAGGATGAGATGTGGCAGCACTGTGCCATACGGCTCACTGACGCCGTGCAGTACGTGGTGGAGTTTGCGAAGCACATCCCAGGCTTCCGTATGCTCAGCCAGAACGACCAGATCGCTCTCTTGAAGACAG GCTCCCTGGAGGTGGTTCTGGTCAGGATGAGCCGCTTCTTCAACTCAGAGAACAGCACCGTGTTCTTTGATGGGAAGTTTGCTGGACCTGAAGTCTTCAAATCCTTGG ACTGTGTAGATTTGATCGAGGCCGTGTTTGACTTCGCTTACGGCATGAGCGCTTTAAAGCTCACCGAACAGCAGATTGCACTTTTCAGCGCGCTGGTGCTGATCAATGCAG ACCGTCCATGCCTGGAGGACAGAGGCAGAGTTCAGCGGGTGCAAAGGAGTGTGGAGTTGGGACTCACGCACATTTTACACAGAGACAACCAGGAAAATCTGATGCACAAG CTGTACCAGAGGATGGCGGTGTTGCGCTCGCTGTGCAGCCTGCACATGCAGAAGCTGCACTGGTTCAGCCAGCGGTATCCCCTCACGGCTCACTCTCTGTTTCCTCCGCTCTACAAGGAGCTGTTTGCATCCGAGGCAGAGCTGCTGCCCGTGACCCCACACTGA
- the rorc gene encoding nuclear receptor ROR-alpha B isoform X3, which yields MMRAQIEVIPCKICGDKSSGVHYGVITCEGCKGFFRRSQLPTVSYSCSRQSNCQIDRASRNRCQHCRLQKCLAQGMSRDAVKFGRMSKRQRDSLIAEVERHRQQQRQQQQLQGDHQAALSYPTKSRQDRSPQLLQPMPTAYSYAGDADLLYAADVHPYHKCCPNDSQVSGMINRIGCVSPISRSQGRGDNSGHSDVRVGFESRQQPRDLMAFHCYNAQEDTYAFYPHSVRNIEDLCASIVRSHRETSQYRLEELQALRWKLFSREEIQAYQSKSEDEMWQHCAIRLTDAVQYVVEFAKHIPGFRMLSQNDQIALLKTGSLEVVLVRMSRFFNSENSTVFFDGKFAGPEVFKSLDCVDLIEAVFDFAYGMSALKLTEQQIALFSALVLINADRPCLEDRGRVQRVQRSVELGLTHILHRDNQENLMHKLYQRMAVLRSLCSLHMQKLHWFSQRYPLTAHSLFPPLYKELFASEAELLPVTPH from the exons CCCAGATTGAAGTTATCCCCTGCAAGATTTGTGGCGATAAGTCTTCTGGAGTCCATTATGGAGTCATCACCTGTGAAGGCTGCAAG GGATTTTTCCGGCGCAGTCAGCTGCCCACTGTGTCATACTCCTGCTCCAGACAAAGCAACTGCCAGATCGATCGGGCCAGCCGCAACCGCTGCCAGCACTGCCGGCTGCAGAAGTGCTTGGCGCAGGGCATGAGCAGAGACG CGGTGAAGTTTGGTCGGATGTCCAAGCGGCAGCGTGACTCTCTGATCGCGGAGGTGGAGCGGCACCGGCAGCagcagaggcagcagcagcagcttcagggaGACCACCAGGCTGCGTTGTCCTACCCCACCAAGAGCCGGCAGGACCGCTCCCCGCAGCTCCTCCAGCCCATGCCCACCGCCTACTCCTACGCTGGAGACGCGGACCTGCTTTACGCCGCTGACGTCCACCCTTACCACAAGTGCTGCCCCAACGACTCGCAGGTTTCCGGAATGATTAACAGAATCGGCTGCGTCTCTCCTATCTCAAGGTCACAGGGAAGAGGGGACAACAGTGGACACTCTGATGTTAGAG taggATTTGAATCCAGACAGCAGCCCCGTGATCTGATGGCTTTTCATTGCTACAACGCTCAAGAGGACACCTATGCTTTCTATCCTCATTCCGTTCGAAACATCG AGGATCTGTGTGCCAGCATTGTGCGCTCCCACAGAGAGACCAGCCAGTACAGACTGGAGGAGCTGCAAGCTCTCAGATGGAAACTGTTCAGCAGGGAGGAGATCCAAGCATACCAGAGCAAG TCTGAGGATGAGATGTGGCAGCACTGTGCCATACGGCTCACTGACGCCGTGCAGTACGTGGTGGAGTTTGCGAAGCACATCCCAGGCTTCCGTATGCTCAGCCAGAACGACCAGATCGCTCTCTTGAAGACAG GCTCCCTGGAGGTGGTTCTGGTCAGGATGAGCCGCTTCTTCAACTCAGAGAACAGCACCGTGTTCTTTGATGGGAAGTTTGCTGGACCTGAAGTCTTCAAATCCTTGG ACTGTGTAGATTTGATCGAGGCCGTGTTTGACTTCGCTTACGGCATGAGCGCTTTAAAGCTCACCGAACAGCAGATTGCACTTTTCAGCGCGCTGGTGCTGATCAATGCAG ACCGTCCATGCCTGGAGGACAGAGGCAGAGTTCAGCGGGTGCAAAGGAGTGTGGAGTTGGGACTCACGCACATTTTACACAGAGACAACCAGGAAAATCTGATGCACAAG CTGTACCAGAGGATGGCGGTGTTGCGCTCGCTGTGCAGCCTGCACATGCAGAAGCTGCACTGGTTCAGCCAGCGGTATCCCCTCACGGCTCACTCTCTGTTTCCTCCGCTCTACAAGGAGCTGTTTGCATCCGAGGCAGAGCTGCTGCCCGTGACCCCACACTGA